In Marinicauda algicola, one DNA window encodes the following:
- a CDS encoding TonB-dependent receptor, whose protein sequence is MILPALALALTQAAPAEPEGDVIVVTGARGVEAAEELATPVAVFDRGELRRLGAQHIAEVLNRAPGVFIHRGNGVEHLTAIRSPVFTGGAGAGSFLYLEDGIALRAAGFANINGLFEAVDDLAGRIEVIRGPGAAVYGSNALHGLVNVLTPEPETAGRLAEIEAGSWGRVRARAFAGGATRFGAGFIGASVRHEDGWREEASLDRFTLQTRLDGETGAIDWSLRASLVDLDQETATFVRGFEAYEDEALSRQNADPEAFRNARALRGALHLERPLAGDWRLQGAAYGRSNEMDFRLHFLPSEALETTGHDSLGLQSALVRETASSRLMIGLDGEITEGFLTENQTRASFGSFPQGLHYDYEVEAAVWAAFAQGRLDITEGVSIEGGARLEETRYAYDNRIASGSFGRFLRPGDRTDDFTTFAPHLGFVWQISESFDVFGRAARGVRAPQTAELYRLDTGQQVGGFEPERLDSLELGTRVRTWKEGRLEVVAFTMDKENVFFRDANGFNVSDAATTHDGVEASLVQPLGEALTLSGSLTWAIHEYAFADASEGIAPGNRVDTAPEWLWNLRALWTPHEAVSLEAEWIHVGEYFADAANTAGYEGHDLFNLRGAYEVGEGVEAFAAIRNVLDERYAERADFAFGSHRYFPGEPRAVSIGVRVSG, encoded by the coding sequence ATGATCCTGCCCGCACTGGCGCTCGCCCTGACCCAGGCCGCTCCGGCCGAGCCGGAGGGGGACGTCATCGTGGTCACCGGCGCGCGCGGCGTCGAGGCTGCCGAGGAACTCGCGACGCCCGTCGCCGTTTTCGACCGCGGCGAGCTCCGACGCCTCGGCGCGCAGCACATCGCCGAGGTGTTGAACCGGGCGCCCGGCGTGTTCATCCATCGCGGCAACGGGGTGGAGCACCTCACCGCGATCCGCTCCCCGGTCTTCACCGGTGGGGCCGGGGCGGGGAGCTTTCTCTACCTCGAGGACGGTATCGCGCTGCGCGCAGCGGGGTTTGCCAACATCAACGGCCTGTTCGAGGCCGTCGACGACCTCGCCGGGCGCATCGAGGTGATCCGCGGCCCCGGCGCGGCGGTCTATGGATCGAATGCACTGCATGGCCTGGTGAACGTCCTGACGCCCGAGCCGGAAACGGCCGGCCGCCTTGCCGAGATCGAGGCCGGCAGCTGGGGCCGGGTGAGGGCGCGCGCCTTCGCGGGCGGAGCGACGCGCTTCGGCGCAGGCTTCATCGGGGCGAGCGTGCGCCACGAGGACGGCTGGCGGGAGGAGGCGAGCCTCGACCGTTTCACCCTGCAGACGCGGCTGGACGGCGAGACGGGCGCGATCGACTGGTCGCTGCGCGCCAGCCTCGTCGATCTCGACCAGGAGACCGCAACCTTCGTGCGCGGCTTCGAGGCGTACGAGGACGAAGCCCTGTCGCGCCAGAACGCCGACCCGGAGGCCTTTCGCAATGCGCGCGCGCTGCGCGGCGCGCTGCATCTCGAACGCCCGCTCGCCGGGGACTGGCGCCTGCAGGGGGCGGCCTACGGACGCAGCAACGAGATGGATTTCCGCCTGCACTTCCTGCCGTCCGAAGCCCTGGAGACGACCGGGCACGATTCCCTGGGACTCCAGTCGGCCCTGGTGCGGGAAACCGCGAGTTCCCGCCTGATGATCGGCCTCGATGGCGAGATAACCGAGGGTTTCCTCACCGAGAACCAGACCCGGGCGAGCTTCGGCTCGTTCCCGCAGGGGCTGCACTACGACTACGAGGTCGAGGCAGCCGTCTGGGCCGCGTTCGCACAGGGGCGGCTCGACATCACGGAAGGCGTCTCGATCGAGGGTGGGGCTCGGCTGGAGGAGACGCGCTACGCGTACGACAACCGTATCGCCAGCGGCAGCTTCGGGCGCTTCCTGCGCCCGGGCGACCGCACGGACGACTTCACCACCTTCGCGCCTCATCTCGGATTTGTCTGGCAGATTTCCGAATCATTTGACGTTTTCGGCCGCGCGGCCCGCGGCGTGCGGGCCCCGCAAACTGCCGAACTCTACCGGCTCGACACCGGTCAACAGGTCGGCGGCTTCGAACCCGAGCGCCTGGACAGTCTCGAACTGGGCACCCGGGTGCGCACCTGGAAGGAAGGCCGGCTGGAGGTCGTCGCCTTCACCATGGACAAGGAGAACGTGTTCTTCCGCGATGCCAACGGCTTCAACGTCTCCGACGCGGCAACGACCCATGACGGCGTCGAGGCCTCTCTGGTGCAGCCGCTGGGGGAGGCGCTGACCCTGTCCGGTTCGCTGACCTGGGCGATCCACGAATATGCCTTCGCCGATGCCAGCGAGGGCATCGCGCCAGGAAACCGCGTCGACACCGCGCCGGAATGGCTGTGGAATCTCCGTGCGCTCTGGACGCCGCACGAGGCCGTTTCGCTCGAAGCGGAATGGATTCACGTCGGGGAGTACTTTGCCGACGCGGCCAACACTGCGGGGTACGAGGGCCACGACCTCTTCAACCTTCGCGGGGCCTACGAGGTGGGCGAGGGGGTCGAGGCGTTCGCCGCGATCCGCAACGTGCTCGACGAGCGCTATGCCGAACGCGCCGATTTCGCCTTCGGCAGCCACCGCTACTTTCCCGGAGAGCCGCGGGCGGTCTCGATCGGGGTGCGGGTTTCCGGTTAG
- a CDS encoding serine hydrolase domain-containing protein — translation MRAIFVAAAALAVATPAFAQDYFPSADSAAWERRDPAAMGFDPEALAALVAFAVENETRHDDPELEAISPASNLPVTVPLTWSYEPFSSPIGPLKARGGPAGIILRDGYIVAEWGDLERVDMTFSVSKTFLSHVVGLAVDDGLIASVHDPVSAYVEDPLFHTDHNAPITWDQMLRQTSGWWGELFGKPAWADRPDRDDPASDLVAGPPEPGSAWEYNDVRVNALALAALYVWRRPLPEVLEERIMGPIGASGSWIWHGYENSFVEIDGQVIQSVSGGGHWGGGMWLSAYDQARLGLLGLNRGRWEGEPLLSDAWFEASLTPTDVAPGYGYMNFFLNRPEVEGAAIRVESAPESAFAYLGAGTNMIYVDPEHEIVAVVRWIDGGARNEFIARLTAAITD, via the coding sequence ATGAGAGCCATCTTTGTCGCCGCCGCGGCGCTGGCCGTGGCCACGCCCGCCTTCGCGCAGGACTATTTTCCGAGCGCCGACAGCGCCGCCTGGGAGCGGCGCGATCCGGCCGCGATGGGCTTCGACCCCGAGGCCCTTGCCGCGCTCGTCGCGTTCGCGGTCGAGAACGAGACGCGCCACGACGATCCCGAGCTGGAGGCGATCTCGCCGGCGAGCAACCTGCCCGTGACCGTGCCCCTGACCTGGTCCTACGAACCCTTCTCCTCGCCGATCGGACCCCTCAAGGCCCGCGGCGGGCCGGCCGGGATCATTCTCAGGGACGGCTACATCGTCGCCGAATGGGGCGATCTCGAACGCGTCGACATGACCTTCTCGGTGTCCAAGACCTTCCTGAGCCACGTCGTGGGCCTTGCCGTCGACGACGGCCTGATCGCGAGCGTCCACGATCCGGTGTCGGCCTATGTGGAGGATCCGCTCTTCCACACCGATCACAACGCGCCGATCACTTGGGACCAGATGCTGCGCCAGACGAGCGGATGGTGGGGCGAGCTGTTCGGCAAGCCGGCCTGGGCGGACCGTCCGGACCGCGACGATCCGGCGAGCGACCTGGTCGCCGGCCCGCCGGAGCCGGGTTCGGCCTGGGAATACAACGATGTGCGCGTGAATGCTCTGGCTCTGGCCGCACTGTATGTCTGGCGCCGGCCGCTCCCGGAAGTCCTCGAGGAGCGGATCATGGGCCCGATCGGGGCAAGCGGGAGCTGGATCTGGCACGGCTACGAGAATTCATTCGTCGAGATCGACGGGCAGGTAATCCAGTCGGTCTCCGGCGGCGGGCATTGGGGCGGCGGGATGTGGCTGTCGGCCTACGACCAGGCGCGCCTTGGCCTGCTGGGCCTCAATCGCGGGCGCTGGGAGGGCGAGCCGCTGCTCTCCGACGCGTGGTTCGAGGCCTCGCTCACCCCCACGGACGTGGCGCCGGGCTATGGCTACATGAACTTCTTCCTGAACCGGCCGGAAGTGGAAGGCGCCGCGATCCGCGTGGAAAGTGCGCCCGAAAGCGCCTTTGCCTATCTCGGGGCGGGTACGAACATGATCTATGTCGATCCCGAACACGAGATCGTCGCGGTGGTCCGCTGGATCGACGGCGGGGCGCGAAACGAGTTCATCGCGCGCCTGACCGCGGCGATCACCGACTAG